A stretch of the Desulfuromonas sp. TF genome encodes the following:
- a CDS encoding V-type ATPase subunit, with protein sequence MALRLLRYSYGAVRSRALAAGLLKPEQIGDLLDCASKTEAERWLEKKVDIPAGAVEAGLHGRFMAFGKKVSRSLPTPARELLFSYLSRGQVENLKVLCRNLLVDRRQETDRFLLPDAQGKIVTTHCAAAGTPEELLKRLPRSPYRDAVRAALAASPEERLFRVESGLDRTFWEMVWERSRRLAFFDRRAALEILGMRADIEWCRVLGRGIRAGLPAATILDSLPPLGALLPARRVRIALKSENPAAAVAQLMTGIDGDPLGTDGETFLFRRLYRHLRRTLISHPFDVSVPLSSLLLMELETHDLKSIFGGKRVGSAREDILPFLSSYGV encoded by the coding sequence ATGGCCCTGCGGTTGCTCAGGTATTCCTATGGCGCAGTGCGATCCCGGGCCCTGGCTGCCGGTTTGCTGAAGCCGGAGCAGATCGGGGATCTGCTTGACTGCGCTTCGAAAACCGAGGCTGAGCGTTGGCTGGAAAAAAAGGTCGACATCCCCGCCGGAGCGGTCGAAGCCGGCCTTCATGGCCGGTTTATGGCCTTTGGAAAAAAAGTTTCCCGCTCCCTGCCGACTCCGGCCCGTGAACTTCTCTTCTCTTATCTCTCCCGCGGCCAGGTCGAAAATTTGAAGGTGCTCTGTCGGAACCTTCTGGTCGACCGACGGCAGGAGACGGACCGATTTCTGCTCCCCGATGCGCAGGGAAAAATCGTGACCACCCACTGCGCCGCCGCCGGCACTCCGGAAGAACTTCTCAAGCGTCTTCCCCGCAGCCCCTACCGGGATGCCGTCCGTGCAGCACTGGCGGCGTCCCCGGAAGAACGCCTCTTCCGGGTGGAATCTGGACTGGACCGCACCTTCTGGGAAATGGTTTGGGAACGGTCCCGGCGCCTGGCCTTTTTCGACCGCCGGGCCGCACTGGAGATTCTGGGCATGCGGGCCGACATTGAATGGTGCAGGGTGCTCGGCCGGGGGATAAGAGCGGGTCTGCCGGCGGCAACCATCCTCGACTCGCTGCCGCCGCTCGGGGCCCTCCTGCCGGCGAGGCGGGTGCGGATCGCCTTGAAATCGGAGAATCCGGCCGCTGCGGTGGCGCAGCTCATGACCGGGATCGACGGTGACCCTCTCGGAACGGATGGGGAGACGTTTCTGTTCCGGCGTCTCTATCGTCATCTGCGGCGGACCCTTATCTCTCACCCCTTCGACGTCTCCGTTCCTCTCAGCAGCCTTCTTCTGATGGAACTGGAGACGCATGATCTGAAATCGATTTTCGGCGGCAAGCGTGTCGGCTCCGCACGAGAAGATATCCTCCCCTTTCTGAGTTCCTATGGAGTCTGA
- a CDS encoding V-type ATP synthase subunit I translates to MFRPRPMAQVEILLLQRDLTTVLRALARERIIHLHRMEVAGAEPDRGEKFGSDLLSRYAAFTGLLEKIGEEMGVACTPGKLLPPGDFPEWEEWASQLRQRLSSLRRRHEQMTRLRLYFGILSIFMRRMAGIEGDFSELRDLSFSLLRLGIVPTARLAELPLNVPGLTVYPLKQTGGNLLVAILSSRRRQGDLERHLAESGTVVVPLPARLSGPFAEAPARMKPLQKLIRRRLRRLENKISKLRRENETLLRDRWHTIEVENRLLKAGDELGYTGRTAAIGGWVPRRRLAELRKILDGGCSGRFILHHTRALGEETPVQFFNPAFLHPFQRLLSILGTPTYGEVEPTPLLALGFLVLFGMMFGDVGHGLVLLTVGVVMHHFSRFRDAGLIVAEVGVFAGLFGLLFGSFFGREDLFAPLWFSPFHDIPRLMLASLVLGVSLILTGLLLRIFNGLRTERIMAVLTDRYGVAGLVFYAGSLATAVFVYRGMLPAAALLWLAVPLAAIFFHPFAERESTWTPTGMLLAEGGIEVLETALGFLANTFSFLRVAAFGLAHVGLFMAVFAVADQVREAAFGPLWVALVHVTGNVVILVLEGLVVSIQAVRLEFYEIFSKFFRGTGVTYRPLALEPGLERRDRDAR, encoded by the coding sequence ATGTTTCGGCCCCGCCCCATGGCCCAAGTGGAAATTCTTTTGCTGCAGCGGGATCTGACGACGGTTCTTCGCGCCCTGGCTCGGGAAAGGATCATTCACCTCCACCGGATGGAGGTCGCCGGAGCCGAGCCGGATCGCGGCGAAAAATTCGGCAGTGACCTGCTCAGCCGGTATGCCGCCTTCACCGGTCTGCTGGAGAAAATCGGGGAGGAGATGGGTGTTGCCTGCACGCCGGGGAAGCTTCTTCCCCCTGGCGACTTCCCCGAGTGGGAGGAATGGGCTTCGCAGTTGCGGCAACGCCTGTCCAGTCTGCGGCGGCGGCATGAACAGATGACTCGATTGCGCCTCTATTTCGGGATTCTGAGTATCTTCATGCGCCGCATGGCTGGTATTGAGGGGGATTTCTCCGAGCTTCGCGACCTGAGTTTCTCCTTGCTGCGGCTGGGGATTGTCCCGACGGCCCGCCTCGCGGAACTGCCCCTGAACGTCCCCGGTCTTACAGTCTACCCGCTGAAACAGACCGGCGGCAATCTCCTGGTGGCCATTCTTTCCTCCCGACGCCGCCAGGGCGATCTGGAGCGCCATCTTGCCGAATCAGGGACGGTCGTCGTCCCCCTGCCGGCGAGGCTATCGGGTCCCTTCGCGGAGGCGCCGGCCCGCATGAAACCGCTGCAGAAGCTGATCCGCAGACGCTTGAGACGGTTGGAGAACAAAATATCGAAACTGCGCCGGGAGAATGAGACATTGCTTCGAGATCGGTGGCACACCATCGAAGTCGAAAACCGGCTCCTCAAGGCCGGCGATGAGCTCGGCTATACCGGGCGGACGGCCGCGATCGGCGGTTGGGTGCCGCGGCGGCGTCTAGCCGAGCTCAGGAAAATTCTCGATGGAGGCTGTTCCGGAAGGTTCATCCTTCACCATACCCGCGCCCTGGGCGAGGAGACGCCGGTCCAGTTTTTCAACCCGGCGTTCTTGCATCCTTTCCAGAGGCTCCTCTCCATCCTCGGAACCCCCACTTACGGGGAGGTGGAGCCGACCCCGCTGCTGGCCCTCGGCTTTCTGGTGCTCTTCGGCATGATGTTCGGGGATGTCGGTCACGGTCTTGTTCTGCTGACCGTCGGCGTGGTCATGCATCACTTCTCCCGTTTTCGCGACGCCGGGCTGATTGTTGCGGAAGTTGGAGTTTTCGCGGGGTTGTTCGGTCTGCTCTTCGGAAGCTTCTTCGGTCGGGAAGACCTTTTTGCACCCCTCTGGTTTTCGCCGTTTCACGATATCCCCCGGCTGATGCTGGCCTCACTGGTCCTGGGCGTCTCCCTGATTCTGACCGGCTTGCTTCTGCGCATCTTTAACGGTCTGCGGACGGAGCGAATCATGGCGGTTCTTACCGATCGCTACGGGGTCGCCGGTCTGGTCTTTTACGCGGGCAGCCTGGCCACTGCCGTTTTCGTTTACCGGGGTATGCTGCCGGCTGCAGCCCTTCTCTGGCTGGCGGTTCCGCTGGCGGCCATATTCTTCCATCCTTTTGCCGAGCGGGAATCGACGTGGACTCCGACCGGAATGCTGCTGGCCGAAGGGGGGATCGAAGTGCTGGAGACCGCTCTCGGCTTTTTGGCCAACACCTTCTCCTTCCTGCGAGTGGCCGCCTTCGGGCTGGCCCACGTCGGCTTGTTCATGGCCGTATTCGCGGTGGCGGACCAGGTACGGGAGGCCGCCTTCGGACCTCTATGGGTGGCCCTCGTGCATGTAACGGGGAATGTGGTCATTCTGGTTCTGGAAGGATTGGTGGTTTCCATTCAGGCGGTCAGGCTCGAATTCTACGAGATCTTCAGTAAATTCTTCCGGGGAACCGGAGTCACCTACCGTCCGCTGGCCCTTGAACCGGGGCTCGAAAGGAGAGACCGAGATGCGCGCTAA
- a CDS encoding ATP synthase subunit C gives MRAKRLVASLTLFNLAILFLVLGIVAWAGNSLAEPAAAAEQMPDGMRAWGAMAAAVAVGLGSLGAAIAVAVVGSAAMGAMSEKPELGGRALIFLGLAEGIAIYGLIIAIMILGKF, from the coding sequence ATGCGCGCTAAACGTTTGGTTGCCTCGCTCACCCTCTTCAACCTGGCAATCCTCTTTCTGGTTCTCGGGATCGTGGCCTGGGCCGGGAACTCGCTGGCGGAGCCGGCGGCAGCGGCCGAACAGATGCCTGACGGGATGAGGGCCTGGGGCGCCATGGCCGCCGCCGTCGCCGTCGGTCTCGGTTCCCTCGGAGCCGCCATCGCCGTGGCCGTCGTCGGCAGCGCAGCCATGGGTGCGATGAGCGAGAAGCCGGAACTCGGCGGCCGGGCCCTGATCTTTCTCGGCCTGGCGGAGGGGATCGCCATCTATGGACTGATCATCGCCATCATGATCCTGGGTAAGTTCTGA